The proteins below are encoded in one region of Methanosarcina barkeri 3:
- a CDS encoding dipeptide/oligopeptide/nickel ABC transporter ATP-binding protein → MKDLKKHYYSGLFQIKVNKAVDGVSFRIEKGKTLGLVGKSGCGKSTLGRTVLRLLEPTEGSIIFDGKDISGLKGHSLKYLGTRMQIIFQNPESCLNPKMKVYDIIAEPLRLHRLCAKDKELERIKELIEIVSLNEELLFRYPKELSGGQLQRVAIARILSMKPELIVADEPTSMLDPLVQAQILSLLKGLQIKFKISFLFISHDIKVVEWMSDEIAFMEKGKIVNFKTVSR, encoded by the coding sequence GTGAAAGATCTGAAAAAGCATTATTATTCCGGGCTTTTCCAGATTAAGGTTAACAAGGCCGTTGATGGAGTAAGTTTCAGGATAGAAAAAGGGAAGACTCTAGGTCTTGTTGGAAAAAGTGGTTGTGGGAAATCCACACTTGGAAGAACAGTGTTAAGATTGCTTGAACCGACAGAAGGTAGCATTATCTTTGATGGTAAGGATATTTCAGGACTTAAAGGCCACTCTTTAAAATACCTGGGAACCAGAATGCAGATTATTTTTCAAAACCCTGAATCATGCTTGAACCCGAAGATGAAAGTTTATGATATAATTGCAGAACCTTTAAGGCTTCACAGGCTTTGCGCTAAAGACAAAGAATTGGAGAGGATAAAGGAACTTATTGAAATTGTTTCCCTTAATGAAGAGCTTCTTTTTCGCTATCCCAAAGAGCTAAGTGGAGGTCAGCTTCAGAGAGTTGCAATTGCAAGAATCCTTAGCATGAAACCGGAATTAATAGTAGCGGATGAGCCTACTTCGATGCTAGATCCACTTGTCCAAGCTCAAATTCTTTCGCTTCTTAAGGGACTGCAAATCAAGTTCAAGATAAGTTTTCTGTTTATCTCCCACGATATTAAGGTTGTTGAATGGATGAGTGACGAGATTGCCTTTATGGAGAAAGGAAAAATTGTTAATTTTAAAACAGTGTCACGTTAA
- a CDS encoding RPA family protein, whose translation MPGFFREAARRVFAQELKDSNLTSRDESDQYAPQYVLTPTGAKVNRIFLVGTLIEKEDIGTDSEYWRGRVSDPTGSFLVYAGQYQPEAAQFLAECELPAFVAVVGKTSTYTTDDGNVLTSIRPESIQQVDELTRNLWVLDTAKQTLERIRTIEAEEDQNSKLAKEHYSTDTGYYREIVKKALESLKERE comes from the coding sequence ATGCCAGGCTTTTTCAGAGAAGCTGCCCGCAGAGTTTTTGCCCAGGAACTGAAGGATTCGAACCTGACTTCAAGGGACGAAAGTGATCAGTATGCTCCACAGTACGTCCTGACGCCCACTGGAGCTAAAGTAAACCGCATCTTCCTTGTTGGCACACTTATCGAAAAGGAAGACATCGGCACTGATTCCGAGTACTGGAGAGGGAGGGTTTCAGATCCTACAGGTTCTTTCCTGGTCTATGCCGGACAGTACCAGCCCGAAGCAGCTCAGTTCCTTGCTGAGTGTGAATTACCGGCTTTTGTAGCAGTTGTGGGCAAAACCAGTACATATACCACAGATGACGGAAATGTCCTGACTTCTATCCGTCCCGAATCTATTCAGCAGGTAGATGAACTTACCCGGAATCTCTGGGTGCTCGATACTGCAAAGCAGACACTTGAAAGGATAAGGACAATTGAGGCAGAGGAAGACCAAAACTCAAAACTTGCAAAAGAACACTACTCAACTGATACCGGTTACTACCGTGAAATAGTCAAAAAGGCTCTTGAGTCCCTCAAAGAAAGAGAATAA
- a CDS encoding YcdB/YcdC domain-containing protein, which yields MKLSQICILGLVLASAIFVAFASEEGRIIFTKEDAKQTKYLDPSTANVNISFEDAKNKIISENPEVINESVHGELIDDENFGIIWQISSKTTNGKSILTGINASNGEQLFVYDGSKNVQGKNVQGKDSVSKDDALKIAEEYIESRVSADKINDIELEYVNYIEPPADDLPGNYHVSYARVIRGIPSLSDGILLDVNAETGEVSSYRKRWSMDEEELALIDTKPGVTDEKAVEILKEYMSNEPSIGEEKANTVKVISSNLVWKEDDEDKIHLAWWIRFMDSSFAKDDTYPASVWIDAHSGEMLLFNYYRD from the coding sequence ATGAAACTTAGTCAAATTTGTATATTGGGTCTGGTACTGGCAAGTGCAATATTTGTGGCTTTTGCTTCTGAAGAGGGGAGAATAATATTTACGAAAGAAGATGCAAAGCAAACAAAATACCTTGATCCGTCAACTGCAAACGTAAATATTAGTTTTGAGGATGCAAAAAACAAGATAATATCAGAAAATCCGGAAGTAATCAATGAGTCTGTCCATGGAGAACTGATTGATGATGAAAATTTTGGGATAATCTGGCAAATAAGCTCAAAAACAACTAATGGAAAAAGCATCTTAACAGGAATAAATGCCTCTAATGGAGAGCAACTTTTTGTATACGATGGATCGAAAAATGTACAGGGAAAGAATGTACAGGGCAAAGACAGTGTAAGTAAAGATGATGCTCTGAAAATAGCAGAAGAATATATCGAATCCAGGGTTTCAGCGGATAAAATTAATGATATTGAGCTTGAATATGTAAACTACATAGAACCTCCTGCTGATGATCTGCCAGGAAATTATCATGTAAGTTACGCAAGAGTTATCAGGGGAATACCTTCTCTTTCCGATGGAATACTGCTTGATGTTAATGCAGAAACAGGCGAAGTTTCAAGCTATCGTAAAAGATGGTCTATGGATGAGGAAGAACTAGCACTCATTGATACGAAACCAGGCGTTACGGATGAAAAAGCAGTTGAGATTCTCAAAGAATACATGAGTAACGAACCGTCTATAGGAGAAGAAAAAGCAAATACCGTAAAAGTTATTTCGTCAAACCTTGTCTGGAAAGAGGACGATGAAGATAAAATTCATCTGGCATGGTGGATCCGATTCATGGATTCAAGTTTTGCAAAGGACGATACCTATCCTGCTTCAGTATGGATTGACGCACATTCAGGAGAAATGTTGCTGTTTAATTATTACAGAGACTAA